The Chitinophagales bacterium genome contains the following window.
GTAGTGAGTCGGCTTGGGTTTCTGAGGAGCCGTCTTCAGTTTGTAGGGAGGTGGTTCCCTTGCTGTGCTTGTTTTTACAGGCAGTAAAGAATACACTAACAGATAGTAAGATAATAAAATATTTCATGCACGGAAAATTTTGCCGAAGTTACAGTGTCAATTTTAAATGTCACAAATGACAGCCTTGAGGATTGTCGTGCAATTGTAAAAAATCCGAAATGCTCTGGTTCAAAACGAAAGATCCACGGCTTTGAAATTGATTTATTTTCGCAGCATGCTAAAAACAAAAAATCCGGCATTTAAAGATTATGTGCAACTTAAGGTAGCCCGCAATGCATTTCTGAAAGCAATAGGTTTTGAGCTCACCGAAATTGAAGTAGGCAGGGTAACAGGGATTTTGCTTTTCCGCAAGATGCATGAGCAACAAAATGGTTTCGTGCATGGAGGAGTCATCTCCACTCTGTGTGACATGGCCTGCGGATATGCAGCTTATACTCTGGTAGCTGAGGGTGAGCAGGTGTTTACTGCAGAGCTAAAAGTGTCTTACTTACGAAAGGGCAGCGGCAACAGGCTTGTGGCAAAAGGGTGGGTACTGAAGGCCGGACATCATTTTCATTTTTGTGAGGCTGAGATTTATGCCGAAAACGAGGAGGGTGTCCGTTTGATTGCCAAAGCTTCCTCCACGATGGCCGTAGTTCGTGGCAAGGTGAATGACAAATACGGAGATTGAATAAAGTTAACGGAGCTTTTATGCAGTTGTTTTATCATCCCCTTCCCGAAAACGAAGCTTTTTTGCTGAATGTAGAGGAATCCCATCATTGCCTGAAGGTGCTACGCAAACGTGTCGGTGATGAGATTTTTGTGGTGGACGGTAAAGGTACGAAGATCACCGCACGCATTACGGGCATTATAGGGCATCAGTGCCGCCTGGAAATGGTGGGTAAGGAAACCGGATATGGCAAGAAAGACTATAGGTTGGAAGTAGGAATAGCGTTGCCTAAAAATGTACATCGGTTGGAGTGGTTTGTAGAAAAAGCAACCGAGCTAGGGGCTGATGCCATTTATCCATTACGTACGGAGCGCACCGAGCGTCAGCGCTGCAACACGGAGCGGTTGCACAAGATTATGATAGCGGCTATGAAACAATCCGGAAGGGCTTACCTGCCGCAGTTGCATGCAGTGACGCCTTTTGACCGGATAACCGAATATGTCCAACCTGATATGCATAATCTGATTGCCGTTTGCGGAAATTACCCTCATCTGAAAACGATTTATCGTCCGCTGGGGAGCGTGCTTATTCTCATAGGGCCTGAGGGTGATTTTTCTGAAGCCGAAAGGGAAAAGGCTGTTGCAGGTGGTTTTGAACCGGTGAGCTTAGGATCTGCCCGTCTGCGTCTGGAAACAGCTGCCCTGGCAGTGTGTAGTTTTGTTCACTTAGTAAACGGTTGATGTAAAAAGGGCAGCCGTATTACGTCAGATGTCATCGTCATCATCCTCATCATCTCTGCGTCCTCTTCGTTTGGGAGGTTCTTCATCCTCTTCTTCTTCAATTTGCTCCAGGTCTTCTGTGGGGAAGGTGTCTTCATCGCCCCCAAAGCTGTCTTCCTGCGGGAAGAGTTCGTCTTCATCTTCCATGTCGGCAACCTTGATGGGCCTTTTCAAATCCACCTTAACCAGATAAATGGCTTCTGTGGTTTCAATAGGGAGGACAAAAAATTTTCTGTTGTCCAAGCCCTTCACTTCTTTCAGGTCATGGTTATAGCCGTAAGGATATTTCGTTCGGATAACTTCCATTACCTCAGGCGGCAGTTTTTCATAGCTTATGATCAGGCGTTTTTTGCCGCCTGGCTGTGACTCCACTTTAAGAGGAGGGGGAGCAGGGGTTGTCTTTGGCTTGGCTTCTTCCTTTGTTTTAGCAGAAGCCTGAGGTGCAGGTTCAGGCTTTTTATAATTTATAGAGGGAATCGTAAGCGACTTTCCCTGCGTTTTCTTGGATTTTGATGAAGAGGCCCTTTTGTTCCCTTTCTGCTTTTCTTCAGAAGCCTTCACCTTGGGAGCAGGTTTGGGTTTGACTTTTGCCTCAGTTTTTCTCTTCTTAGCCACAGTTCATTAATTTAAAGCTTTTTTAGAAAAATAAATCTAATCTTCTGCTACCTTTTAGAAGATATTTCTTTGTGCATTTTGTTTAATGGCATCTATCTAAAATTAATCAGGGGCAAAAATTATCCAAATAATGACAACAGAAAAATATTTTTTGTCGGATATTTTTTGCGCAGTGTGTTAAGTGCTGTATGGTATTGCAGTCAGCTCATGCCTTTACCTAAATAAGCTTTCAACTTTGGGGAAACATTCCGCTGAATAAGCGCGTTGCGGATTTTCCATGCAGCGGCCGGGTCACTTTCCTCCATGATATGTATGTCTTTTCCTTCTTTCACGGCTATTAACCGTCCATCTCTAAAAAGGAGCCTGTTCGTATATACTGCCGGCACTCTTTTATGGGGTAGCACCATGCCGGTAAGGTTCAGCGGATCAGCTGCACTCACGGCAATCAAACTGCCCGTTTTGCCTTCTTTGCGGATTTTTCTCAGCAGGCTAACGGCTTCTGGCAAAGCATATTGCTCTCCGTATACGCCTTCAACAAAACGTCCGCCCCGCACATCACCACGGGCTTCCATCAGGCGGAGCACCCGCACCAGTTCCCACCAGGGGGGTATAAGATATTCTCGTTCTGCCAGTCTGCGAAACACGATGCCGTATCGCTTGAGCAGAATTTTGATAATCGTTTCCAGCTTTTTTCTCTGCCCGGAGGGCGAGGTGTCAGCTGCTTCGCAGTTATAGTCTATCAAACTCCAGCGGCCGGCCTGCTCCATGCTGAATGAAGGTCTGAGTGCACGACCTGAGGCAAATCTTGCAGGCGCGAGCAAGGCACGCAGCCCGGTGTAGCTGTCGGCAGTTACCAGACCGCTGGCAACCAATT
Protein-coding sequences here:
- a CDS encoding ribosomal RNA small subunit methyltransferase E, whose protein sequence is MQLFYHPLPENEAFLLNVEESHHCLKVLRKRVGDEIFVVDGKGTKITARITGIIGHQCRLEMVGKETGYGKKDYRLEVGIALPKNVHRLEWFVEKATELGADAIYPLRTERTERQRCNTERLHKIMIAAMKQSGRAYLPQLHAVTPFDRITEYVQPDMHNLIAVCGNYPHLKTIYRPLGSVLILIGPEGDFSEAEREKAVAGGFEPVSLGSARLRLETAALAVCSFVHLVNG